GGTAGCTGGTGCCCAGCCTGCGCTGCAGGCCCAGGCGCACGTTCTCCAGCAGCGTGAGATAGGGGAACACCGCCGAGATCTGGAACGAGCGGATCACGCCGCGCCGCGCGATCTGCGCCGGCTGCTCGCGCGTGATGTCCGCCCCGTTGAAGCGGATGGTGCCCGAGGTGGGCGTGAGGAACTTGGTCAGCAGGTTGAAGCAGGTGGTCTTGCCTGCGCCGTTGGGCCCGATCAGCGCGTGGATGGAGCCGCGGCGCACCGACAGGTTCACATCGCTCACGGCCGTGAAGCCCTTGAACTCTTTGGTGAGGTGGGAGGTTTCCAGTATGACGTCGCTCATTGCAAACAGGCGCGCCGCACGCTTTTCGTGCGGCGCGACCTTTGTCTCCATTGGTATGTTGCAGTGCATCGTAAGGGCGCCGATAGGCCGCAGCACTGGGACTAATGCCTATGTATTAACGCCTACGTGGCAGCGCGGATGCGCTTCGGCGCGGCAGCTGTTCAGGGTGCGGCCAGCATCAGCGCAACGGCCGATTCGTCCATCTGCAGCAGCACCCGCGAGCCCGGGCGCAGGCGCGAGGCGGGCGGCGCAAAGCCCACCATCTGCACCCCGGCCGCCTCGGCCGCCACTTCGTCGCCCAGCTCGCCGCGGGCCACCCGCGTGGCCCGGCCGGGCCACTGGTTGGACTGCGCCGGCGCGCCCTGCCCCGCGGGCAGCACGCGCACGGCCGTCGCCTTGCACAGGGCCTGCACGGCGGCGCCCTCGCGCAGGGCCAGCAGCTCGCAGCTCTCGCGCGTGATGCGCGCCCACAGCAGCAGCTGCGCCGCCGCGCCCAGCTGGCCGCGCAGCTGCACCCGCACCAGCGGGCCGCTGGCCTGCAGCGCCTGCACGGTGCAGGGCCACTGGTTGCGCATGCTGGTCTGCACGGCCAGGCGCAGCGCTGCGGCCTGCGGCCCTGCGCCGGGCTGCAGCTGCGCGGCCAGCTGGGCGCGCGCCGCATGCATGGCACCGGCGGCGGCCAGCAGCTCGTGCGCCGCCTCGGTCAGGCGCGCACCGCCGCCACCGGCCCCGCCCACCACGCGCTCGACCAGCGGCACGCCGGCCAGGTTTGTGAGCGTGTCCAGCGCCTGCCAGGCGGCCTTGTAGCTCACGCCCACCACGCGCGCGGCCTGCGAGATGGAGCCGCCGGCGCCAATTTCGCGCAGCACGGCCAGGCGGCGGTCGGCCGGGCCGTGGCCCAGGGCCTGGAGGATGGAGGCGGAAGGCTGGTGCATGGACGCGATCATGCATGCCGGCAAGAGTGGTGCCGGCTATACTTTTCGCTATTCCCCAAATGAATAGCGAGCCCGCCTGCATGTTTCACACCCGCAAGACTCCATTTTTCGCCGCCTTCACGCTGGCGGCCATCCTTGCGCCCGGGGGCGCGCACGCGGACGAGGTGGCCGTGGCGGTGGCCGCCAACTTCACCGCGCCGATGCAGAAGATCGCGCAGCTGTTCGAGCAGGACACCGGCCACAAGGCGCAGCTCTCGTTCGGCGCCACCGGCAAGTTC
The DNA window shown above is from Pulveribacter suum and carries:
- a CDS encoding TOBE domain-containing protein yields the protein MHQPSASILQALGHGPADRRLAVLREIGAGGSISQAARVVGVSYKAAWQALDTLTNLAGVPLVERVVGGAGGGGARLTEAAHELLAAAGAMHAARAQLAAQLQPGAGPQAAALRLAVQTSMRNQWPCTVQALQASGPLVRVQLRGQLGAAAQLLLWARITRESCELLALREGAAVQALCKATAVRVLPAGQGAPAQSNQWPGRATRVARGELGDEVAAEAAGVQMVGFAPPASRLRPGSRVLLQMDESAVALMLAAP